The Polaribacter tangerinus genome has a segment encoding these proteins:
- the kdsB gene encoding 3-deoxy-manno-octulosonate cytidylyltransferase, with protein sequence MKIIAMIPARYSASRFPGKLMQDLGGKPVILRTYEAAINTQLFSEVYVVSDSEIIASVIRQAGGKVIISEKEHECGSDRIAEAVTNLETDIVVNVQGDEPFIDKVSLAKLIDVFKKDNKKEVDLASLKVALKTKEDIENPNHVKVITDVNNMAIYFSRSVIPYHRDTNVSVTYFKHKGVYAFRKQALIDFYNTPMTPLEASEKIEAIRYQEIGKKIKMVETTVESIGIDTPEDLEKAKKQLKL encoded by the coding sequence ATGAAAATTATTGCAATGATTCCTGCGCGTTATAGCGCGTCTCGATTTCCGGGTAAGTTAATGCAAGATTTGGGCGGCAAGCCTGTAATTTTAAGGACTTACGAAGCTGCTATAAATACTCAACTATTTTCTGAAGTTTATGTAGTTTCAGACTCAGAGATAATAGCTAGCGTAATTAGGCAAGCCGGTGGTAAAGTAATAATAAGTGAAAAAGAACATGAATGTGGTTCGGATAGAATTGCAGAGGCAGTTACAAACTTAGAAACCGATATTGTGGTAAATGTTCAGGGAGATGAACCTTTTATTGATAAAGTTTCATTAGCTAAATTAATTGATGTTTTTAAAAAAGATAACAAAAAAGAAGTTGATTTAGCTTCTCTAAAAGTAGCTTTAAAAACAAAAGAAGATATTGAAAATCCGAATCATGTAAAAGTGATTACAGATGTAAATAATATGGCCATTTATTTTTCTAGAAGTGTAATTCCGTATCATAGAGATACTAATGTTTCGGTAACATACTTCAAACATAAAGGGGTGTATGCTTTTCGAAAACAGGCCTTAATAGATTTTTACAACACTCCAATGACACCTTTAGAGGCCTCAGAAAAAATCGAAGCAATTAGGTACCAAGAAATTGGTAAAAAAATAAAAATGGTAGAAACAACCGTAGAATCTATTGGAATAGATACTCCAGAAGATTTAGAAAAAGCAAAAAAGCAGTTAAAATTATAA
- a CDS encoding DUF4870 domain-containing protein, producing MKEDKQLLVITHLSQLLDFVSGIGGFIVPLVLWLTKKDEILDMDFHGKAILNFRISMFIYILICIPLILLLGLGILGLIIIGVFYLIFPIINAIRASNNQLPSYPLSIQFIK from the coding sequence ATGAAAGAAGATAAACAATTATTGGTAATAACCCATTTAAGTCAACTATTAGACTTCGTATCAGGTATTGGAGGTTTTATTGTTCCTTTGGTTTTATGGCTCACAAAAAAGGATGAAATACTGGATATGGATTTTCATGGTAAGGCTATTCTAAACTTCAGAATTTCGATGTTTATTTACATATTAATTTGCATTCCGCTAATTTTATTACTCGGTTTAGGTATTTTAGGGCTAATTATTATTGGTGTGTTTTATCTTATTTTTCCTATAATAAACGCAATAAGAGCGAGCAATAACCAATTGCCTTCATACCCGCTAAGCATACAATTTATAAAATAA
- a CDS encoding tRNA-(ms[2]io[6]A)-hydroxylase, with protein MLGLQFETATSWADIAKVNLEQILTDHAFLEQKAASNAVSIIINYSEETELVKEMSNIAIEEMQHFKMVHLLMVKRGMVLGREQKNDYAIRLQKFFTKTKDRTEALVQRLLIAALIEARSCERFKVFSENMEDEELQKFYKNLMISEAGHYTTFLKFAREYQDREVVDKKWNDLLAFEAEMMKERGKTAKIHG; from the coding sequence ATGTTAGGACTACAATTTGAAACGGCTACTTCTTGGGCAGATATTGCCAAAGTGAATTTAGAACAAATATTAACCGATCATGCTTTTTTAGAGCAAAAAGCGGCCTCTAATGCTGTTTCTATTATTATTAATTACTCCGAAGAAACGGAGCTAGTAAAAGAAATGAGCAATATTGCCATAGAGGAAATGCAACACTTTAAAATGGTTCATTTGTTAATGGTAAAACGTGGAATGGTTTTAGGAAGAGAACAAAAAAACGATTATGCAATTCGTTTGCAAAAATTTTTCACAAAAACAAAAGACAGAACAGAGGCCTTAGTTCAGCGTTTATTAATTGCTGCATTAATTGAAGCAAGAAGTTGTGAGCGATTTAAAGTTTTTTCTGAAAATATGGAAGATGAAGAGTTGCAAAAATTTTATAAAAACTTAATGATTTCTGAAGCCGGGCATTATACCACATTTTTAAAGTTTGCAAGAGAATACCAAGACAGAGAAGTTGTAGACAAAAAATGGAATGACTTGTTGGCTTTTGAAGCAGAAATGATGAAAGAACGTGGAAAAACTGCTAAAATTCACGGCTAA
- a CDS encoding HAD family hydrolase: protein MFNNIKVVAFDADDTLWVNETYFREAEEKFAELLSRYETKNKIDQELFKITIKNLPIYGYGIKGFVLSMIECAMLLSNNTLPQPTISKIINIGKEMIEKPVELLENVTQVLDFLSNKYTLIVATKGDLLDQERKLEKSNLLKYFHHVEVMSEKNEKDYKKLLEHLDVLPSEFLMIGNSLKSDILPVLGIKSHAIHIPFHTTWVHEEVFLDNKRQTEVITLANIKEVLTLF from the coding sequence ATGTTTAACAATATTAAAGTAGTTGCTTTTGATGCCGATGATACTTTATGGGTAAATGAAACCTATTTTAGAGAGGCTGAAGAGAAATTTGCAGAACTTTTATCTAGATACGAGACAAAAAATAAAATTGATCAAGAGCTTTTTAAAATTACCATCAAAAATTTACCAATATATGGATACGGTATAAAAGGTTTTGTACTCTCAATGATTGAGTGTGCAATGCTTTTATCTAATAATACTTTACCACAACCTACTATTTCGAAAATAATTAACATTGGTAAAGAAATGATTGAGAAGCCGGTGGAACTTTTAGAAAATGTTACCCAAGTTTTAGATTTTTTAAGTAATAAATATACACTCATTGTGGCTACTAAAGGAGATTTATTAGACCAAGAACGAAAATTAGAAAAATCTAATTTGTTAAAGTATTTTCATCATGTAGAGGTTATGAGTGAAAAAAATGAAAAGGACTATAAAAAGTTATTGGAGCATTTAGATGTTTTACCTAGCGAGTTTTTGATGATTGGGAATTCACTAAAATCGGATATTTTACCAGTATTAGGTATAAAATCCCATGCAATTCACATCCCTTTTCATACAACATGGGTTCATGAAGAAGTTTTTTTAGATAATAAGAGACAAACAGAAGTGATTACTTTAGCAAATATCAAAGAAGTTTTAACGCTCTTTTAA
- the mnmE gene encoding tRNA uridine-5-carboxymethylaminomethyl(34) synthesis GTPase MnmE, producing the protein MNNNDTIIALATPAGVGAISVIRLSGEKAIEIVAANFKSVHKNKQLLNQKTHTIHLGHIIQNDTIIDEVLVSVFKNPNSYTGENIVEISCHGSSFIQQEIIQLFLKKGCRMADNGEFTMRAFLNGKMDLSQAEAVADVIASNSAASHQMAIQQMRGGITSELKELRSQLLDFAALIELELDFSGEDVEFADRTKFKELVVKITAVLKKLIDSFAFGNALKNGIPVAIIGAPNVGKSTLLNALLNEDKAIVSDIEGTTRDAIEDEIIIDGVAFRFIDTAGIRDTTDVVENIGILKTFEKAENAQLLIFMIAANKFTTEKNKIEEEINRIKEKFPNKRLLIIANKVDTLSNTEIETLERSFENLIPLSAKNKTGLDQLKNELTGLVNIGALSNNETIVTNSRHFEALNNALNAISSVKEGIDLEISTDLFSIDIRECLRHLGNITGEYDVDKDILGHIFGNFCIGK; encoded by the coding sequence ATGAATAATAATGATACAATTATTGCATTGGCAACACCTGCAGGTGTTGGTGCTATTTCTGTTATTAGACTTTCTGGCGAAAAAGCCATAGAAATTGTTGCTGCAAACTTTAAGTCTGTTCATAAAAATAAGCAGTTGCTAAATCAAAAAACGCACACAATTCACCTTGGTCATATCATCCAAAATGATACTATTATAGACGAAGTTTTGGTATCTGTTTTTAAAAATCCGAATTCCTACACCGGAGAAAATATTGTTGAAATATCTTGTCATGGATCGAGTTTTATACAACAAGAAATTATTCAATTATTTCTAAAAAAAGGTTGTAGAATGGCAGATAACGGAGAGTTTACCATGAGAGCCTTTTTAAACGGAAAGATGGATTTGAGTCAAGCAGAGGCAGTAGCAGATGTAATTGCATCTAATTCGGCGGCAAGCCATCAAATGGCTATACAGCAAATGCGTGGCGGTATTACAAGCGAGTTAAAGGAATTGCGAAGTCAGCTACTAGATTTTGCTGCTTTAATTGAGCTCGAACTCGATTTTTCCGGTGAAGATGTTGAGTTTGCAGACCGAACAAAGTTTAAGGAATTAGTTGTTAAAATTACAGCTGTTTTAAAGAAATTAATAGACTCTTTTGCCTTTGGAAACGCCTTAAAAAACGGAATTCCAGTTGCAATAATCGGTGCTCCTAATGTGGGCAAATCTACCCTATTAAACGCGCTCTTAAACGAAGATAAAGCAATTGTTTCTGATATTGAAGGAACCACAAGAGATGCCATAGAGGATGAAATTATAATTGATGGTGTTGCTTTTCGTTTTATAGATACTGCGGGTATTAGAGACACTACAGATGTGGTAGAAAATATTGGTATTTTAAAAACATTTGAAAAAGCAGAAAATGCACAGTTGCTAATATTTATGATTGCAGCCAATAAATTTACAACTGAAAAAAATAAAATTGAAGAAGAAATTAATCGAATTAAAGAAAAATTTCCAAACAAAAGATTGCTAATCATTGCCAATAAAGTGGATACGCTTTCTAACACTGAAATTGAAACGTTAGAAAGATCGTTTGAAAACTTAATTCCTCTTTCTGCAAAAAACAAAACAGGTTTAGACCAGCTAAAAAATGAATTAACAGGTCTTGTAAATATTGGTGCTTTAAGTAACAACGAAACTATAGTTACCAATTCTAGGCATTTTGAAGCTTTAAATAACGCGCTAAACGCCATTTCTTCTGTAAAAGAAGGTATAGATTTAGAAATTTCTACAGATTTATTTTCTATTGATATTCGTGAGTGCTTGCGTCATCTTGGAAATATTACCGGAGAATATGATGTTGATAAAGATATTTTAGGACATATTTTTGGTAATTTTTGTATCGGGAAATAA
- a CDS encoding DUF4268 domain-containing protein, translating to MFSKEEAALLRKEFWTSFGKSFPRKWLLYNTKIKGFSFKFVADRKKAAVCLDIENKDELVNLLYYDQLLSLKTLLENEIPDVIFDDDYLLENGKRIHRIYVPFQGKFSIHNKNTWRDCYKFYVEKMSKLEDFYINYEDVIKNI from the coding sequence ATGTTTAGCAAAGAGGAAGCTGCGTTATTAAGAAAAGAATTTTGGACTAGCTTTGGAAAGTCTTTTCCAAGAAAATGGCTTTTGTACAACACAAAAATAAAAGGTTTTTCTTTTAAATTTGTAGCAGATAGAAAAAAAGCTGCCGTTTGTTTGGATATTGAAAATAAGGATGAATTGGTAAACCTACTCTACTACGATCAGTTATTGTCTTTAAAAACGTTACTTGAAAATGAGATTCCGGATGTAATTTTTGATGATGATTATCTGTTAGAAAACGGAAAAAGAATTCATAGAATATATGTGCCTTTTCAAGGAAAGTTTAGCATTCATAATAAAAATACCTGGAGGGATTGTTACAAATTTTATGTTGAAAAGATGTCTAAACTCGAAGATTTTTACATTAACTATGAAGATGTTATAAAAAATATTTAA
- the msrA gene encoding peptide-methionine (S)-S-oxide reductase MsrA has protein sequence MKFLKPVLLLTCLSLLIALFGFEKNDNTIKVKNYLPQETTKVAYFASGCFWCVEAIFESVKGVEEAVSGYAGGFTLNPTYEKIGTGKTGHAETVAVYYNPKIVSFNTLVDVFFGSHNPTTVNGQHPDYGSQYRSIAFFKTTEEKAVIEKTISMLNSTIYDGKIATEVLELEKFYKAEEYHQDFEKRNPNQSYVKAVSIPRLNKFKKKFPTLLKQEKH, from the coding sequence ATGAAATTTTTAAAACCAGTATTACTTTTAACTTGCCTTTCATTATTGATTGCTCTTTTCGGGTTTGAAAAAAACGACAATACTATTAAAGTTAAAAATTATCTCCCTCAAGAAACAACAAAAGTTGCCTATTTTGCAAGTGGTTGTTTTTGGTGTGTAGAAGCAATTTTCGAGAGTGTTAAAGGAGTAGAGGAGGCTGTTTCTGGTTATGCTGGTGGATTTACATTAAACCCAACTTACGAGAAAATAGGCACCGGAAAAACTGGTCATGCAGAGACAGTTGCAGTATATTATAATCCTAAAATAGTATCTTTTAATACTTTAGTAGATGTTTTTTTTGGTTCTCATAATCCAACTACTGTCAATGGTCAGCATCCAGATTATGGCTCTCAATATCGCTCCATCGCTTTTTTTAAGACTACAGAAGAAAAAGCAGTTATAGAAAAAACGATTTCCATGCTAAATTCAACAATTTATGATGGGAAAATTGCAACAGAAGTTTTAGAGTTAGAAAAATTCTATAAAGCAGAGGAGTATCATCAAGATTTTGAAAAAAGAAATCCAAATCAAAGCTACGTAAAAGCAGTTTCTATACCAAGATTAAATAAATTTAAAAAGAAGTTTCCAACTCTTTTAAAGCAGGAAAAGCATTAG
- a CDS encoding cation:proton antiporter, protein MLELAGIIILGILAQWFAWKFKIPAILPLILIGLLVGPIAAAYLSEDGSKWIEPIWNGTKGLFPGDGLYYFVSLAISVVLFEGGLTLKRSEIKNVGPVITKLITLGSAITFFGAAIAAHYTFNLGWDLSFLFSGLIIVTGPTVITPILRNIPLKKDISTVLKWEGILIDPIGALVAVLVFEFISVGGGGGFTKTALIEFGKILLFGTTFGFTFAHALAYAINKKLIPHYLLNVVSLSTVLLVFVESELFAHESGLLAVVVMGMVLGNGKLNNIKELLYFKESLSVLLISILFILLAANINIEDLMLLYNWKTAALFASVVFIIRPLAVFSSTFKSKLKFKEKLFISWVGPRGIVAAGIASLFGSKLLKQGVAGAEYITPLVFMIVLGTVLLNATTARFFAKLVGVFLSKSDAILFVGASNPVRLIASYLKQKGKRVILIDSNKIFIQQALDNDLDAFEVDVYDDELANNIELNDVGYLIALTGSDAVNNHAITSFTKDFGEHGSYKLASSTEIINAPKDARASFFTPNDDYINLSEAYREDPKIHEVTISSPQEYYNILTLLSTEEKSIPLFVQKDKGIYLISEFEKLGVDKKELTFSYLGKSIGDSYKSNSNV, encoded by the coding sequence ATGTTAGAACTCGCAGGAATTATTATACTAGGAATATTAGCACAATGGTTTGCATGGAAATTTAAAATTCCAGCAATTTTACCATTAATACTCATTGGTTTGTTGGTTGGTCCCATAGCAGCGGCATATTTAAGCGAAGATGGTAGTAAGTGGATAGAACCTATCTGGAACGGTACTAAAGGCCTTTTTCCTGGAGATGGCTTATATTATTTTGTTTCTTTAGCCATAAGTGTGGTTCTTTTTGAAGGAGGATTAACACTTAAAAGAAGTGAAATTAAAAATGTAGGCCCTGTAATAACAAAGTTGATTACTTTAGGTTCTGCAATTACTTTTTTTGGCGCAGCCATAGCGGCGCACTATACTTTTAATTTAGGTTGGGATTTGTCGTTTCTTTTTTCTGGCTTAATAATTGTTACAGGTCCTACGGTAATTACCCCCATTCTTAGAAACATTCCTCTTAAAAAAGACATTTCGACAGTGTTAAAATGGGAAGGTATTTTAATTGATCCAATAGGTGCATTAGTAGCCGTTTTGGTATTTGAATTTATAAGTGTTGGCGGTGGTGGTGGTTTTACCAAAACAGCTTTAATAGAATTTGGTAAAATTTTACTATTTGGTACTACTTTCGGTTTCACTTTTGCCCATGCATTGGCGTATGCAATAAATAAAAAGTTAATTCCGCATTACTTATTAAACGTAGTTTCATTATCTACCGTTTTGTTAGTTTTTGTAGAATCAGAATTATTTGCCCATGAGTCTGGCTTGTTGGCAGTGGTAGTAATGGGAATGGTTCTTGGAAACGGAAAGTTAAACAATATTAAAGAACTATTGTATTTTAAAGAATCTTTAAGTGTTTTATTAATTTCTATCTTATTTATTTTGCTTGCAGCAAACATAAATATTGAAGATTTAATGTTGCTTTATAACTGGAAAACAGCGGCACTTTTTGCAAGTGTTGTATTTATTATAAGGCCACTAGCAGTTTTTTCTAGTACTTTTAAATCGAAATTAAAATTTAAAGAAAAACTATTTATAAGTTGGGTAGGACCACGTGGTATTGTAGCTGCGGGTATTGCTTCTTTATTTGGTAGTAAATTACTAAAACAGGGCGTTGCTGGTGCAGAGTACATAACTCCATTAGTTTTCATGATAGTGTTGGGTACAGTACTTTTAAATGCAACTACCGCTAGATTTTTTGCAAAGCTTGTAGGAGTATTTTTAAGTAAGTCAGACGCTATTTTGTTTGTTGGTGCCTCCAATCCGGTTCGTTTAATTGCCTCTTATCTTAAGCAAAAAGGAAAAAGAGTTATATTAATTGATTCCAATAAAATATTTATTCAACAAGCCTTAGATAACGATTTAGATGCTTTTGAAGTTGATGTTTATGATGATGAATTAGCAAACAATATAGAGCTTAATGATGTAGGTTATTTAATAGCTTTAACAGGTAGCGATGCTGTAAATAACCATGCTATTACAAGCTTTACAAAAGATTTCGGAGAGCATGGAAGTTATAAGCTGGCTTCTTCAACAGAAATTATAAACGCGCCGAAAGATGCGAGAGCAAGTTTTTTTACACCAAATGACGATTATATAAATTTAAGTGAAGCGTACAGAGAAGACCCGAAAATTCATGAAGTAACTATTTCTTCGCCTCAAGAATACTATAATATTTTAACGCTTTTATCCACAGAAGAAAAATCAATACCCTTATTTGTGCAAAAAGATAAAGGCATTTATTTAATTTCTGAGTTCGAAAAATTAGGCGTTGATAAAAAAGAGCTTACTTTTTCTTATTTAGGCAAAAGCATTGGAGATTCTTACAAGTCTAACTCAAATGTTTGA
- the dnaX gene encoding DNA polymerase III subunit gamma/tau, with the protein MEHFIVSARKYRPQNFEDVVGQQAITNTLDNAIKNNHLAQALLFTGPRGVGKTSCARILAKKINQQEANFSTDEDFAFNIFELDAASNNSVDDIRSLTDQVRIPPQTGKYKVYIIDEVHMLSQAAFNAFLKTLEEPPAHAIFILATTEKHKIIPTILSRCQIFDFKRIGVLDAKNYLKTICEKEAISADDDALHIIAQKADGAMRDALSIFDRVVSFSGKNLTREAVTENLNVLDYDTYFTITDLLLENNIPEVLNAFNTVLSKGFEGHHFINGLASHFRDLLVAKDKATISLLEVGDNAKKKYLTQATKASIPFLMQSIDKANQCDLNYRASKNQRLLVELTLMQIASITFDGEKKKPANFIIPAKFFQALSPVKKTAPLIKEPTKQDFKEEVTSATTAKKIVDDKKEASPILKNIGRLNKQPSKYSLKGIHQKKETKKTVEEENFDNHPKTPFTNNDLQNYWKEYVTVLNKKGERSMASIVATDTPVLKENFEISFTVPNKLMQDQFLKGRPKLLNFLREKLNNYGIDILVALNETIEKKFAYTPQEKYNKLKEKNPLLEKLRQTFELDL; encoded by the coding sequence ATGGAACATTTTATAGTATCAGCACGTAAATACAGACCTCAAAACTTTGAGGATGTTGTAGGCCAACAAGCCATAACAAATACGTTAGACAATGCTATAAAAAATAATCATTTAGCACAAGCATTACTTTTTACAGGTCCAAGAGGTGTTGGTAAAACTTCTTGTGCTAGAATTTTGGCTAAAAAAATTAATCAGCAAGAGGCTAACTTTTCTACTGATGAAGATTTTGCCTTTAATATTTTCGAGTTAGATGCTGCTTCTAATAATTCAGTTGATGATATTAGAAGTTTAACAGACCAAGTACGTATACCACCACAAACTGGTAAATACAAAGTATATATTATAGATGAGGTACACATGCTATCTCAGGCGGCTTTTAATGCTTTTTTAAAGACTTTAGAAGAACCTCCAGCTCATGCTATTTTTATTTTAGCAACTACCGAAAAGCACAAAATAATACCTACAATATTATCTCGTTGTCAAATTTTCGATTTTAAGAGAATTGGTGTTTTAGATGCCAAAAACTACTTAAAAACTATTTGTGAAAAAGAGGCAATTTCTGCAGATGATGATGCGTTACATATTATTGCTCAAAAAGCAGATGGTGCTATGAGAGATGCATTGTCTATTTTTGATAGAGTTGTTAGTTTTTCTGGAAAAAACTTAACTAGAGAGGCGGTTACAGAAAATTTAAATGTACTAGACTATGACACCTATTTTACAATAACCGATCTTCTTCTAGAAAATAATATACCGGAAGTTTTAAACGCTTTTAACACTGTTTTAAGCAAAGGATTTGAAGGACATCACTTTATAAATGGCTTAGCAAGTCATTTTAGAGATTTGTTGGTAGCAAAAGATAAAGCAACCATCTCTTTACTTGAAGTTGGCGATAATGCCAAAAAGAAATACTTAACACAAGCTACCAAAGCTAGCATTCCTTTTCTAATGCAGTCTATTGATAAAGCTAATCAATGTGATTTAAATTATAGAGCTAGTAAAAACCAACGGCTACTCGTAGAATTAACGTTAATGCAAATTGCCTCTATCACTTTTGATGGAGAAAAAAAAAAGCCAGCTAATTTCATAATTCCGGCTAAGTTTTTTCAAGCATTATCGCCCGTAAAAAAAACAGCACCTCTAATAAAAGAACCTACAAAGCAAGATTTTAAAGAGGAAGTTACATCGGCTACGACGGCCAAAAAAATAGTTGATGATAAAAAGGAAGCTTCACCAATTTTAAAAAATATTGGTCGTTTAAATAAACAACCTAGCAAATATTCTTTAAAAGGAATTCATCAAAAAAAGGAAACAAAAAAAACAGTAGAAGAAGAAAACTTCGACAATCATCCTAAAACTCCTTTTACCAACAACGATTTACAAAACTACTGGAAAGAATATGTTACTGTATTAAACAAAAAAGGGGAAAGAAGTATGGCTTCTATAGTTGCTACAGATACTCCTGTGCTTAAAGAAAATTTTGAAATATCTTTTACTGTTCCTAATAAATTGATGCAAGATCAGTTCTTAAAGGGAAGACCCAAATTACTAAATTTCTTAAGAGAAAAACTAAACAATTATGGTATTGATATTTTGGTAGCTCTTAATGAAACTATTGAAAAAAAGTTTGCGTATACACCTCAAGAAAAATACAATAAACTTAAAGAGAAAAATCCGCTTTTAGAAAAATTGCGTCAAACATTTGAGTTAGACTTGTAA